A genome region from Festucalex cinctus isolate MCC-2025b chromosome 17, RoL_Fcin_1.0, whole genome shotgun sequence includes the following:
- the chmp6b gene encoding charged multivesicular body protein 6 — protein sequence MGNLFAKKKQSRVTEQDKAVLQLKQQRDKLRQYQKRIDLQLDKERLLAKQLLKNGRKDKALLLLKKKRYQEQLLDKTDNQISNLERMVQDLEFAQIEKKVIDGLRVGNESLKKMHEVMSIEEVERILDETHDAVEYQRQIDEMLSGSFTQEDEDAVLAELEAITQGDVLLPDVPSDQLPDAPEAAEDKAATDRPRKKAEMLAA from the exons ATGGGGAATTTGTTTGCGAAAAAGAAGCAAAGTCGAGTGACGGAACAAGACAAGGCCGTTCTG CAACTGAAACAGCAACGAGATAAACTGAGGCAGTACCAGAAGAGGATCGACCTGCAGCTGGACAAGGAAAGACTTCTTGCCAAGCAGCTGCTGAAAAATGGCAGGAAAGA CAAAGCGCTGCTCCTGCTGAAGAAGAAGCGCTACCAGGAGCAACTGCTGGACAAGACCGACAACCAGATCAGCAACCTGGAGCGCATG GTTCAGGACCTGGAGTTCGCCCAGATCGAGAAGAAGGTCATCGACGGCCTCCGGGTCGGAAACGAGAGCCTGAAGAAAATGCACGAG GTGATGTCCATCGAAGAAGTCGAGCGCATCTTGGACGAGACGCACGATGCCGTCGAGTACCAAagg CAAATCGACGAGATGTTGTCCGGCTCGTTTACCCAAGAGGACGAAGACGCCGTCCTGGCCGAGCTGGAGGCCATCACGCag GGCGACGTGCTGCTTCCCGACGTCCCGTCGGATCAACTGCCGGACGCTCCCGAGGCAGCCGAGGACAAAGCAG CGACAGATCGTCCACGGAAGAAAGCGGAAATGTTGGCGGCGTGA
- the LOC144005326 gene encoding E3 ubiquitin-protein ligase TRIM39-like, with translation MASPVEEELECPTCLKDPVALPCGHKVCLPCMQRWRDEEGDRSSCPVCQKRSRSLDPPMNFARTNVCEAFPQTSVVSERLCSLQKEKLKLFCLDLQDLVCRICRDAKIPDGEVAQHTKDKLQEGLQDAKTKLEDCNENKDNCQEQLDHIEVQSEQIESKMKELEELQAEEEDRLSEEELDDEGGTRGPQ, from the coding sequence ATGGCGAGCCCAGTTGAGGAGGAGCTCGAATGTCCCACCTGCTTAAAAGATCCGGTTGCGCTGCCGTGTGGTCACAAGGTCTGCCTTCCGTGCATGCAGCGGTGGCGGGACGAGGAAGGAGATCGCTCATCATGTCCGGTTTGCCAGAAACGGAGCCGATCCTTGGACCCGCCTATGAACTTTGCGCGGACGAATGTGTGCGAGGCCTTTCCGCAAACCTCCGTGGTTTCGGAGCGCCTCTGCAGTTTGCAGAAGGAGAAACTGAAACTCTTCTGCTTGGACCTCCAGGATCTCGTGTGCCGCATCTGCCGGGACGCCAAAATCCCAGATGGTGAAGTTGCACAACATACCAAAGACAAACTCCAGGAAGGCCTGCAGGATGCAAAGACAAAACTGGAAGACTGCAATGAGAATAAAGACAACTGCCAAGAACAGTTAGACCACATCGAGGTTCAGAGTGAGCAGATTGAAAGCAAGATGAAGGAATTGGAGGAGCTGCAGGCTGAGGAGGAGGACAGGTTGTCAGAAGAAGAGTTGGATGATGAAGGAGGAACTCGAGGCCCTCAATAG
- the baiap2b gene encoding BAR/IMD domain-containing adapter protein 2: MNATPLPANNMSRTDEVHRITENVYKSIMEQFNPCLRNFVAMGKSYEKALTREVLFQMAEVHRRIQIQLEEMLKSFHNELLTELEKKVQMDARYLNAALKKYQTEHRSKGESLEKCQNELKKLRRKSQSGKTLTKYGDKDVQMSGAMPDAGAKTLAGPPQLAALRGGPQRLMEVGAEHYQQWPESKLAAATVPQGKTAYSNTLPVRRAAPAKSKTSLAEPRTLPRSSSMAAGLERKERGARTARVRALFSHAAGDNSTLLSFQQGDAVTLLVPEARDGWHYGENEKTRMRGWFPFSYTRVITEDDRDADGRLPVHKLHPGKSSSTGNLLDGDAAVSAAVTFADYHIHPLARQPRPYGVTVPGFSQVAADEYDPAPRFAGSASEVKLISTV; encoded by the exons ATGAACGCCACGCCGCTTCCCGCCAACAACATGTCCCGAACCGACGAGGTCCACCGGATCACCGAGAACGTCTACAAG TCCATCATGGAGCAGTTCAACCCGTGCCTGAGGAACTTCGTGGCCATGGGGAAAAGCTACGAGAAGGCGCTGACCA GGGAGGTTCTGTTCCAGATGGCCGAAGTGCACCGGCGGATCCAGATCCAGCTGGAGGAGATG ctgaaGTCATTCCACAACGAGCTGCTGACCGAGCTGGAGAAGAAAGTGCAGATGGACGCTCGCTACCTCAAC GCGGCGCTCAAGAAGTACCAGACGGAGCACAGGAGCAAAGGCGAGAGTTTGGAAAAGTGCCAGAACGAACTAAAGAAGCTGCGACGCAAGAGTCAGAGCGGCAAGACGCTGACCAAGTACGGCGACAAGGACGTGCAG ATGAGCGGCGCCATGCCAGACGCGGGCGCCAAAACTCTGGCCGGACCTCCGCAACTGGCAGCGCTTCGAGGCGGCCCGCAG AGGCTGATGGAAGTCGGCGCCGAACACTACCAGCAGTGGCCCGAGTCCAAATTGGCGGCGGCCACCGTGCCGCAAGGCAAGACCGCCTACTCCAACACGCTGCCGGTACGAAGGGCGGCGCCCGCCAAGAGCAAAACCTCACTGG CGGAGCCTCGCACGCTTCCGCGTTCCAGCTCAATGGCGGCGGGCCTGGAGAGGAAGGAGCGCGGCGCGCGGACGGCGCGGGTGCGGGCCCTCTTCTCGCACGCCGCCGGCGACAACAGCACGCTGCTCAGCTTCCAGCAGGGCGACGCCGTCACGCTGCTGGTGCCCGAGGCGCGTGACGGCTGGCACTACGGCGAGAACGAGAAGACGCGCAT GCGAGGCTGGTTCCCCTTCTCATACACGCGCGTCATCACGGAGGATGACAGAGACGCCGacggccgacttcctgttcacaA GCTCCACCCCGGGAAGAGCAGCAGCACGGGAAACCTTCTGGACGGAGACGCCGCCGTCTCCGCCGCCGTCACCTTCGCCGACTACCACATCCACCCGCTGGCCAGGCAGCCACGCCCGTACGGCGTCACCGTGCCGGGCTTCTCGCAG GTAGCGGCGGACGAGTACGATCCGGCGCCCCGATTTGCCGGCAG tGCTTCCGAAGTCAAACTAATTTCCACGGTGTGA